Genomic segment of Peribacillus frigoritolerans:
ACTTGTATATTGGTCCATATGAGAGAAAGATAATACTTTAATCCATCCACTATTTGTGCGCCATTTTCATCCCAAAACTTCTTGAATTCAGCTAGTTTTTGGCCTCCAAATGAAGTGATGGAAGATAGTGCTTCCATGATATACGGCTTTATAAAACCATAGACAGAAACTGCTGCTGACTTTATAGCATTCCATCCAGAAATTACTCCATTTCGAAAAGTTTCAGAACGAGTCCACAGAAGATAAAGTGATGTACCCAGCAAAGCTAAAACCCCAATGACTATTCCAACTGGCCCCGTCAATGCTACCAAACCTAACCTTAACCAGTTAAGCAATCCTCCTGCTTTTGCGATGGCCGGGAAAATTGTATTAAGTCCTGTTAGAAAACTTCCTAAGAAGCCAATGAATAACCCACCTATAAGAAGCAATGGTCCTAAACCGGCTAACAGTAAACCAAAAACAACGGTCATTTTTTGAGTAGCTGGTGTAAGATCTAGAAATTTTTGAACTAGTCCTTGTGTAAATTCTGATAGTTTTTTAATTGTAGGAGTAAGAATGGTCCCGATTTCTATGCCCGCGGATTCTAAAGATCCCTGGAGTTCGTCTAATGCCCCTTTTAAATTATCCCTCATTATAGCTGAGGCTTCTGCTGATGCTCCCCCACTGTTTTCAAGTGCTTTGGTCATCTTATCTATTTCATCCGGACCAGCTTTCATAAGAGAAAGCATTCCTGAAACTGCCTCTGTACCGACAAGGCTTGCAAGGGTTGCGGCCTTCTGTGTCTCTGTTTGACCTTCCATTGAACCGGAAAGATTCTCCACTAGTTGAGATAGTCCTACAAAATTACCCTCAGCATCCGTTATGGAGATTCCCATTGTTTCCATCATTTTGCTATTTGCTTCTGATGGATTTAAGAGTGCAAGTAAGGCACCTCGCAAAGTGGTTCCTGCCTGTTCGCCTTCCATACCAGCATTGGTAAGAATACCAATAGAACCAGATAACTCCTCCAAACTGATGCCCAGTGCTGCCGCGGGTGGACCGGCGTACTTCAGAGCATATTGCATATCTGTGAGATCAGCTGCAGATTGATTGGCGGTTTGTGCTAAAATATCCGCAACCTTACTTGCTTCTGAGGCTTCCAATCCGAATATATTTAATGAAGAAGCCATGACATCCGCAGTTTGAGCCATATCGGAACCCGATGCTTCGGCTGCACTAATTACACCAGGCATAGAACCTAATATTTCCTCCACAGTGAAACCCATTGCAGCCAAACTTTCTTGACCGGCCGCGACTTCACTTGCAGATTTACTTGTGGAGGCACCTAGTTCTAACGCAGCATCTTTAAGTTTTATTACTTCCTCTGCAGTTGCTCCTGAAATTGCAGCTACTTTGGACATTTGCGCTTCAAATTCTTTAGCTGTATTAAGGGCTGCTACTCCCAGACCAGCAATAGGTGCTGTAATATACAAAGACATAGATTTACCAAGGTCCTTCAATCCACTTCCAATACTAGTTAATTTTGATCCTGCTTTCTCTGCAGAATCACCAAACTTTGTCCATCCACTACTTGCGATACGTTGTTCTTCTTGTAAATCTTTTAGTTCGCCGGTTGTGCGTTCGATATTACGTTGCAAACTTTGTAACGCTGCTGATTGGTGATTATAAGATTTCGCTGCTTTATCTGCTTCCTTACTGCCTTCACCAAATTCCTCTACAGCTTTTCTATAAGCCACTTGTGCTTTTTCTGTTATTCTTCTTTGTAATTCAATTTTTTTATTTAAGCCATCGAGTGTTGTTTGGTACTTTACCACTGATTTGTCCGCACGATCGAACACTGAGAGATTGGCTTTCATCTCAGAAGAAACTAATTTCATTTTTGAACGTAAATCTGTAAGACCACTATTTAGATTAAGAGTGTCTAAATCTAGCCCTATTGACAATCCTTCAATTTTCTCCATTAATCACCCTCCCTTCACATGCCAAAAAAAAGCCCTATCCTCCGAATGCGGCAATTAGGGACTTTTCCTGTCTTGGCTTATTTTGTTCGCTGAGGATTTCAATTAGAAAGTGAAATGGCATGCTTAACACTTCATTGATGTCCTTCCCATTTTTCACATTTTCAAGGATGACCTTGTCCATATATTCCTTTTGTTTGGCTGGAGAAAAGTCCTCATCCTTTAACCTTTCTTCGCCAAAAACTTTTTTGTTTCATCGGTCTGACGTCCTTGAGCCACAAAGATAATTTGTTCTTGAAGTGTTTGAATAGCATCAGGTGCATGCAGACCATTAAATAGATCTTCTTTTGTAAATTGTTTGTTATAAATCTTGTTGGCTACAAATTCCAGTAGTTTATCGATCATTTCCTTTTCAGATGACGCATTTTTTTCTTTTTCACTCTTCTCCATTTCTTGTGTAAGATCCACAGCCTCATATACTACTGAAAAAGGGATAAATATTGGAGTTAGGTGTTTTTCTGTGACGATTTCCCCTTCTTTTACTTCTTTCACCAATTCGATCATGTTACGTTTTAAATTAGCCATTCTAAAACATCTCCTTTTCTTATAGGCTTTGTTAAAGATTATCGTTGATTTTTGAACAAATAAAAGAAGACCACCTACTATAAGTGGTTTTCTTAAGTGCACTTTTAATGAACTAACGATTTATTTAGAGTTGACACAAATTGTGCAATAAGTTAGAGGGATGGAATAAAAAAAGACCTTATTCAGGTCCCGCAGATTGCGAACGATTTAAGAATTCTCTAATTTCATCAATAGATATACCTAACTCTCGGGCATATAATATCAATTCTGCCCATTCCTTATCTAAGCCTTTTTCGATAAATAAAGAATTTGACATGTTCACTCTCCTGATTTTAGAAGTTCCCATCTCCCGATAGGATTTACCTGGAATTATTGTCTGATATTAAAATTACATATCCTCCCTCTTCTATTTCTTTAAAACCACGTTTAAACATACAATAAAAATATTAAGTGATAAATAATAATATAATAACTCAAGAAAAATAAGATAAATTATAGTAATTAATAATTAACGAAGGTAGTATCTAACTTAAAATATAGAGTGAACTTTTTTGCAACAAATAGGGTTCATATTTATTCTATATTTCAATCTACATTAAACAACATAAACTGACATCATTAAACACAATATATTTCGCTTTCCTATTTTACATAATACTGATTATTAACATAACAGTTAAAAATCACCGATTAAAATAATAATTTATTTTGATATGAATAGACGGTTCTGCAGATTTCAATCAAGTGGTTTATTTTTCCAGATCATAGCTTTCATTGTTGTAGCTTTTTCCTTTGCAACTAAAAGGGATTTACTTCAATAACAGGGTTCCTGCGGCATCATTTTTTTATGGAACTATTCTGCCCCGTTAGTTCATCAAGAAAATCAACAACTTAACAGAGCCTTCTACTAAAAAAGAGCAGGCATTTTTCCCACTCTTAGATTTCTTTGATGACTGGTTTTCCCATCTTATTATCAGAGGACAATAATTCCTCTAATCGCTCTTCCTCAACCTTTTTATTACCCGGTTTAGGAAATGAATCCCCTTTACGATATATCTTACCCTTGTCCTGAAGGTCTTTAAAATCAACTGTGGCTTGATATTTCTTTTTTTCACTCATTTATTACACCCCCGCCGGTGCGCCAGTACCAGGATAAGCTTTTCCAAAGATAGCTTGGAAGAGGGCATCACGGCTTGTAGTTTCGCCTTTTTTATCCATACCGAAAAGTACAGATTTAGGATCTTCAAACCCTTCCACATCCCTGTCCATGAATTCTGCAGTAACTTCTTCATTTTGAAACTCTACGCTATCTTCTTTCGTTTTACTAGAAATGTTAGGACGCATAAAAATCCCTTTCGGTAGGCCTACCCATTCCGTTGATCCATCTTGATATGTTTTGGCAAATACACAGGCTACATATGGAGGGAAATCGTTTGGACCGTATGAATATAGACCATCCACAGTTGATTCCAATCCAAACAATACTTTCTTATCCTCAACTGGCACTTTGTGAAAGGCTGATGTAACACTGATATTTCCGTTTGATACTGCAATTTCAGCTGTTGTATTATCACCGTAAGCCCTAACTGCTTCTTGTGGCATTTCAATCGTTATTTCTTGAAGGAACTTCACTCGCTCAGGTTCCATTGAAGTTATCTCAATGCCTGTTTCAGTCAATGTCGCATAATGAAATTCGTCAACCCCGGTTGTTGCTCTGTAATTTTTTTCTACTGCCATTCCTAATCACTCCTTTTATGATATAAAAAAAGACACATTATAAAGTGTCTAAGTCTTCTCTGTATAATTTTCCTCGGTACCTTCTGGCATCGCGGTAAATACCTGTATCTTCATCCCATTCATCCACACCTGGACGTTGATGAAAACCAAATTCCCACATGACTTTACTGATCTGTTCAGATAATTCTCTTGTCGCGGTTCTATTCTTTGACCACACTTCAATTTGATAAAGGCAGTCATATGTCAGCCAGGTATCATCTGCGAAGTCTTTAGGAAGAGGGACATCTAA
This window contains:
- the gpG gene encoding phage tail assembly chaperone G — protein: MANLKRNMIELVKEVKEGEIVTEKHLTPIFIPFSVVYEAVDLTQEMEKSEKEKNASSEKEMIDKLLEFVANKIYNKQFTKEDLFNGLHAPDAIQTLQEQIIFVAQGRQTDETKKFLAKKG
- a CDS encoding major tail protein translates to MAVEKNYRATTGVDEFHYATLTETGIEITSMEPERVKFLQEITIEMPQEAVRAYGDNTTAEIAVSNGNISVTSAFHKVPVEDKKVLFGLESTVDGLYSYGPNDFPPYVACVFAKTYQDGSTEWVGLPKGIFMRPNISSKTKEDSVEFQNEEVTAEFMDRDVEGFEDPKSVLFGMDKKGETTSRDALFQAIFGKAYPGTGAPAGV
- a CDS encoding anti-repressor SinI family protein, coding for MSNSLFIEKGLDKEWAELILYARELGISIDEIREFLNRSQSAGPE
- a CDS encoding phage tail tape measure protein; this translates as MEKIEGLSIGLDLDTLNLNSGLTDLRSKMKLVSSEMKANLSVFDRADKSVVKYQTTLDGLNKKIELQRRITEKAQVAYRKAVEEFGEGSKEADKAAKSYNHQSAALQSLQRNIERTTGELKDLQEEQRIASSGWTKFGDSAEKAGSKLTSIGSGLKDLGKSMSLYITAPIAGLGVAALNTAKEFEAQMSKVAAISGATAEEVIKLKDAALELGASTSKSASEVAAGQESLAAMGFTVEEILGSMPGVISAAEASGSDMAQTADVMASSLNIFGLEASEASKVADILAQTANQSAADLTDMQYALKYAGPPAAALGISLEELSGSIGILTNAGMEGEQAGTTLRGALLALLNPSEANSKMMETMGISITDAEGNFVGLSQLVENLSGSMEGQTETQKAATLASLVGTEAVSGMLSLMKAGPDEIDKMTKALENSGGASAEASAIMRDNLKGALDELQGSLESAGIEIGTILTPTIKKLSEFTQGLVQKFLDLTPATQKMTVVFGLLLAGLGPLLLIGGLFIGFLGSFLTGLNTIFPAIAKAGGLLNWLRLGLVALTGPVGIVIGVLALLGTSLYLLWTRSETFRNGVISGWNAIKSAAVSVYGFIKPYIMEALSSITSFGGQKLAEFKKFWDENGAQIVDGLKYYLSLIWTNIQVVFGLIKGLFQIFWPILVGIVKIAWSSLKLVINNGLTLILGIIRTILALIRGDWDGAWKAIKKTALGIMKNIIGFFKDIDLRSTGKAIINGLIDGIGSMAGALAKKVNSLTDGINWVMGKIGIDFEIPDWNPTGGGSSSGVNKRGGPAKYAKGTPFHPGGPAILGDGLGPELFRTPDGFVGLSPGRATLMNIPRGTEVLPYQQSKQLLKAGLPAYKKGVKGEGSKGNILSQTVSKVKDIGLDVWSYISDPKKLMGKVFEKFGVFFSGFSGALGKLGSGTLDFLKDKSTGIVKNKMEDLIGSGGSAAPVGSGVERWRGTVMKALGMNGLPVTEAYINAWLRQIKSESGGNEKAIQSTAVKDVNYYSGNLARGLVQVIPPTFRAYAFPGHKNQMNGLDSLLAGMNYAKSRYGSSMLKYVGHGHGYETGGLINNAGMYELAEGGWPEFVIPTDPSKRTDAMKLLALAGKKIDSGNKRPNQLPNVRGGSSNDSVMSQLLNATLRQNEILSKEIANLLRIISEKTGDIYLGKDQVGRVLDNRSTNVLKSKSFNMGVR
- the gpGT gene encoding phage tail assembly chaperone GT, yielding MDKVILENVKNGKDINEVLSMPFHFLIEILSEQNKPRQEKSLIAAFGG